A single window of Rhizobium sp. SL42 DNA harbors:
- a CDS encoding efflux RND transporter periplasmic adaptor subunit, with amino-acid sequence MTSKKLRWALWGAGMGIAASVTGAAFYFTPPTAANAASTEAAAAAPAVPVTVTAVEPRKVTIWQEFSGRLEAVDRVELRSRVAGAVQSVHFREGSMVKAGDRLITIDPAPYAALVSQAQGQVASAQARVDLALTELERGKTLSSRNTISQSDLAQRESTHKEALAALQSATAQLTAAQLNLDYTEIRAPISGRVGKLEITPGNLVAEGSASTPLTTLVSSDPIYASFDAGEELVSRALASLPVENGLPAIERIPVEIGTLADEGTPIHGKLQLVDNEVNAASGTIRVRAVFDNPDGRMIPGQFVRVRMGQPESGNQLLISEKAIGTDQDKKFVFVVDASNTVAYRQVVLGLSVDGMRIVEKGLAAGDRIVVNGLQRIRPGVVVDPQDEAKVANN; translated from the coding sequence ATGACATCGAAGAAGCTACGCTGGGCCCTGTGGGGCGCCGGCATGGGTATTGCTGCGTCCGTAACAGGTGCCGCGTTCTACTTCACACCGCCGACCGCTGCCAATGCCGCATCGACGGAAGCAGCCGCTGCGGCCCCCGCCGTGCCGGTTACCGTGACCGCAGTCGAGCCCCGCAAGGTCACCATCTGGCAGGAGTTTTCCGGCCGGCTCGAGGCTGTCGACCGGGTTGAGCTCAGGTCTCGGGTGGCAGGTGCCGTCCAGTCCGTTCACTTTCGCGAAGGCAGCATGGTCAAGGCCGGCGACCGCCTGATCACCATTGACCCGGCGCCCTATGCCGCTCTGGTTTCCCAGGCGCAAGGCCAGGTGGCTTCGGCCCAGGCGCGCGTCGACCTGGCACTGACTGAACTGGAACGCGGCAAGACGCTGTCATCGCGCAACACCATATCGCAGAGCGATCTGGCGCAGCGCGAAAGCACCCACAAGGAGGCGTTGGCCGCCCTGCAGTCGGCGACAGCCCAGCTCACGGCCGCACAGCTCAATCTGGATTATACCGAGATCCGTGCACCGATCAGCGGCCGCGTCGGCAAGCTGGAAATCACACCCGGCAACCTTGTCGCCGAAGGTTCCGCCTCCACGCCCCTGACCACACTCGTGTCGTCCGACCCGATCTATGCGAGCTTCGATGCAGGCGAGGAACTGGTCAGCCGGGCGCTGGCCAGCCTGCCGGTCGAAAACGGCCTTCCGGCCATCGAACGGATTCCCGTCGAAATCGGCACGCTTGCCGATGAAGGCACCCCGATCCACGGCAAGCTGCAGTTGGTCGACAACGAGGTCAATGCCGCAAGCGGCACGATCCGCGTGCGGGCAGTGTTCGACAATCCAGACGGCAGGATGATCCCTGGTCAGTTCGTCCGTGTCCGCATGGGCCAGCCGGAAAGCGGCAACCAGCTTCTCATCAGTGAAAAGGCCATCGGCACGGACCAGGACAAGAAATTCGTCTTCGTCGTCGATGCGAGCAATACCGTTGCATACAGGCAGGTCGTGCTTGGCCTTTCCGTCGATGGCATGCGCATTGTCGAAAAGGGTCTGGCCGCTGGTGACCGCATCGTCGTCAATGGCCTGCAGCGCATCCGTCCCGGCGTCGTCGTCGATCCGCAGGACGAGGCCAAGGTCGCCAACAACTGA
- the hutC gene encoding histidine utilization repressor, with protein MAEGDRTIEAASQSGDQPGTARDIPLYERLKADIKKRIETGEWPPHHRVPSENEIAETLNVSRMTANRALRELASEGVIVRVQGRGSFVATKKRSAPFMGVRNIADEITERGAIHTAEVILAQTEVCGHELAEAMNIEVGLSAFHSVILHHEDEVPIQLEDRFVNPAVAPDYLGQDFQRTTPNAYLTRIAPISHTEQFVEAVLPQPWECKHLSIARSEPCLLIRRRTWSADRIVTSVRLLYPGSRYRLESSS; from the coding sequence ATGGCCGAAGGCGACCGGACGATCGAGGCTGCGAGCCAATCAGGTGACCAGCCTGGGACCGCGCGCGACATCCCGCTCTACGAACGCCTGAAGGCGGATATCAAGAAGCGGATCGAAACCGGTGAATGGCCACCCCATCATCGCGTCCCCTCGGAAAACGAGATTGCCGAAACCCTGAATGTCAGCCGGATGACGGCCAATCGTGCCTTGCGCGAACTGGCGAGCGAAGGCGTGATCGTCCGGGTGCAGGGACGCGGATCCTTCGTCGCGACCAAGAAGCGCAGCGCACCTTTCATGGGCGTTCGCAACATTGCCGACGAGATCACCGAGCGCGGCGCGATCCATACGGCAGAGGTCATCCTTGCCCAAACCGAAGTCTGCGGCCACGAGCTTGCCGAGGCGATGAACATAGAGGTCGGGCTATCGGCCTTTCATTCGGTCATCCTGCATCACGAGGATGAGGTGCCGATCCAGCTTGAGGATCGTTTCGTCAATCCGGCCGTCGCGCCTGACTATCTCGGCCAGGATTTCCAGAGAACGACGCCCAATGCCTACCTGACCCGCATAGCGCCGATCTCGCACACGGAACAGTTCGTCGAGGCCGTGCTGCCGCAGCCTTGGGAATGCAAGCATCTGTCGATTGCCCGCTCGGAGCCCTGCCTGCTGATCCGGCGGCGCACGTGGTCGGCGGATCGGATCGTCACATCCGTCCGCCTGCTTTATCCGGGCAGCCGCTACCGGCTGGAAAGCAGTTCGTGA
- a CDS encoding LysR family transcriptional regulator → MDQLSAMRVFVRVVETGNFTRAASSLSMPKTSVTNLIQGLEGHLRTRLLNRTTRRVMVTTEGALYYERATQLLSELEELDGSFSSAQTQPSGRLRVEMAGVFADLVVMPAICDFYMRYPDIRLDIGVGDRLVDYIAENVDCALRAGTPTDQSLVARKVGELEMHTYAAPFYIEKFGMPQHPRELESEHFCVGYLSAQSGRIMPMEFVRDGEALEVAPNYIVSINDSRSYVNAAISGMGVVQVPEFMVKTSVEKGELVPVLAEWHRDPLPLYVVYPQTRHLSNKVRVFVDWLAKELQAVGREPKPSRTATCSVSA, encoded by the coding sequence TTGGACCAGCTATCGGCCATGCGCGTTTTTGTCCGGGTTGTCGAGACGGGCAATTTCACCCGCGCGGCAAGCAGCCTCAGCATGCCGAAGACATCGGTGACCAATCTCATTCAGGGGCTTGAGGGCCATTTGCGCACCCGCCTGCTGAACCGCACGACAAGACGGGTCATGGTGACCACGGAAGGCGCGCTTTATTACGAGCGCGCGACGCAGCTGTTGAGTGAACTGGAAGAGCTCGATGGCAGTTTCTCTAGCGCCCAGACCCAGCCATCCGGACGTCTTCGCGTTGAAATGGCTGGTGTTTTTGCCGACCTCGTCGTCATGCCGGCCATCTGCGATTTCTACATGCGTTACCCCGATATTCGCCTTGATATCGGCGTCGGCGACCGGCTCGTCGACTACATCGCCGAGAATGTCGATTGTGCGCTGAGGGCCGGGACGCCGACCGACCAGTCGCTGGTCGCGCGCAAGGTCGGCGAGCTTGAGATGCACACCTATGCCGCACCTTTCTACATCGAAAAATTCGGCATGCCGCAGCATCCGAGAGAGCTTGAATCCGAGCATTTCTGTGTCGGCTATCTCAGCGCCCAGTCGGGCCGTATCATGCCGATGGAATTTGTCCGTGACGGCGAGGCGCTCGAAGTTGCACCCAATTACATTGTCTCGATCAATGACAGTCGCTCTTATGTGAATGCCGCAATTTCCGGCATGGGCGTGGTTCAGGTGCCGGAATTCATGGTCAAGACTTCGGTGGAAAAGGGAGAGCTCGTCCCTGTTCTGGCCGAATGGCATCGTGATCCGCTGCCGCTTTATGTCGTCTATCCGCAGACCCGGCATTTGAGCAACAAGGTACGCGTCTTCGTTGATTGGCTTGCCAAGGAGCTTCAGGCTGTCGGGCGCGAACCGAAGCCTTCCCGGACCGCAACTTGCTCAGTCTCGGCCTGA
- a CDS encoding alpha/beta hydrolase, translating to MTAQWEHIASSRPSASPLSVRVYQGADLPKAPPLVLYLRGGAFLGSVPETDERPVARALADTGAVVVEADYSSPSHNAFPEALELAFSALSCLSSRRKTYGSAKSMLLVVGEEAGGNVAAGVALKARDLIPGELSGQILLSPMIDPRMATVSFREADRIGMRQRWSDGWSRYLSMVGNFAHPYAALCQCTRLSGLAPALVLTADNDPLRDEAIAYATRLKKAGVPVTQHSFPASSGWTGIYNDESGDWLDPLCSQFKSFVDKLKH from the coding sequence ATGACAGCGCAATGGGAACACATCGCCTCGAGCAGGCCGTCGGCATCGCCATTGAGCGTGCGTGTGTACCAGGGTGCGGATCTGCCGAAGGCGCCGCCGCTCGTGCTGTACCTGCGTGGCGGCGCTTTTCTCGGCTCAGTGCCCGAGACCGACGAACGGCCGGTGGCACGCGCGCTGGCGGATACGGGCGCGGTTGTGGTCGAGGCTGACTATAGCAGCCCGTCGCACAATGCCTTCCCGGAGGCACTGGAACTGGCGTTCAGCGCTTTGAGCTGCCTCAGCAGCCGGCGCAAGACCTATGGGAGCGCCAAATCGATGCTTCTGGTGGTTGGAGAAGAGGCTGGCGGCAATGTTGCTGCGGGCGTTGCGCTGAAGGCACGGGATCTCATTCCCGGCGAGTTGAGCGGGCAGATCCTGCTGTCGCCGATGATCGATCCGCGGATGGCGACGGTGTCGTTTCGCGAGGCGGACCGGATCGGCATGCGGCAGCGCTGGTCGGACGGCTGGAGCCGCTATCTATCGATGGTGGGCAATTTTGCCCATCCCTATGCGGCCCTTTGTCAATGCACCCGGCTGTCGGGCCTGGCGCCGGCTCTGGTGCTGACGGCCGACAACGATCCGCTTCGTGACGAGGCAATCGCTTATGCGACCCGGCTGAAAAAGGCGGGCGTGCCGGTCACGCAACACAGTTTCCCGGCCTCCTCCGGATGGACGGGCATATACAACGACGAAAGTGGCGACTGGCTGGATCCCCTTTGCAGCCAATTCAAAAGTTTCGTCGACAAATTAAAACATTGA